A window of the Cystobacter fuscus genome harbors these coding sequences:
- a CDS encoding M1 family metallopeptidase translates to MAHLTEDKNFRLPLSVRPHRYAATLTLDLDARAFTGVQTIELELEKPTDEIILHAIALKIGEVLFRTQDGRICVCNDVRVVPESETVVLRFPEQLPAGAGALDVAWTGRFTEGLRGLYMAGKVAATQFEAADARRLFPCFDEPAFKARWALTVQVPTGLTALSNGRLEREESDGHVRKLYFQETEVLSSYLVALVVGPLVGTIEETVEGIPVRTWALPEKAHLTRFGQDAALAALPRLQAYFGLPYAFGKVDQVGIPDFEAGAMENAGLITYREIALLLDPATAPLSVQKRVAEVVTHELAHQWFGNWVTMVWWDDLWLNEAFATWMAYKIVDSWKPEWRVWLDFDAGKAAALHLDALRSTHPIRGEVRNAHEAGESFDLITYEKGGAVLRMIEGFLGEDAFREGMRQYMRKHARSNAVADDLWRALANASSQPVLELANAWIGQNGYPLVSVSLEGRTVKLAQQRYYSEPGVKSNEHWPVPMVLRYADAGGVREQRVLLRESHAEVKLEGTGEVKWLVANASSTGFYRVQYDARALERLSASVDALEPSERISLLADQWALARSGQATLAAFLDLAGRFGHEEDDAVLDELVGRLAYVENRLVDGEDQERFRRWVEKLLGAGLEKLGWEPAPGETDQVKLRRAALVRAIGGVARSRKALAEARPRVERALNGDTSALEPNLLDVAVGMVAREGDKALYEKLLEKMPVEPDPATQRRYLMAITSFEDPQLAAAAQQLFFGEKVKMQDVASFLTGLMANRTGRDAWWAEKQKRWKDVLARTGAAPMLLRRVVESLGALRERKQLDEVRKLLTAHPVEEARQAMSQTIEKLEQDVMLRERALPEVRAWLQKQA, encoded by the coding sequence ATGGCTCACCTGACCGAAGACAAGAACTTCCGGCTTCCCCTCTCCGTTCGCCCGCACCGGTACGCGGCGACCCTGACGCTCGACCTGGATGCCCGCGCGTTCACGGGCGTGCAGACGATCGAACTGGAGCTGGAGAAGCCCACGGACGAAATCATCCTGCACGCCATCGCGCTGAAGATTGGCGAGGTGCTGTTCCGCACACAGGATGGCCGCATCTGCGTGTGCAACGACGTGCGCGTGGTGCCGGAGAGCGAGACGGTGGTGCTGCGCTTCCCCGAGCAACTGCCCGCGGGAGCCGGAGCGCTGGACGTGGCGTGGACGGGCCGCTTCACCGAGGGCCTGCGGGGCCTGTACATGGCGGGCAAGGTGGCGGCCACGCAGTTCGAGGCGGCGGATGCGCGGCGGCTCTTCCCGTGCTTCGACGAGCCGGCCTTCAAGGCGCGCTGGGCGCTCACGGTGCAGGTGCCCACGGGGCTCACGGCGCTGAGCAACGGCCGGCTCGAGCGCGAGGAGTCCGACGGCCACGTGCGCAAGCTGTACTTCCAGGAGACGGAGGTGCTCAGCTCGTACCTGGTGGCGCTCGTGGTGGGCCCGCTGGTGGGCACCATCGAGGAGACGGTGGAGGGGATTCCGGTGCGCACCTGGGCGCTGCCGGAGAAGGCGCACCTCACGCGCTTCGGCCAGGACGCGGCGCTCGCGGCCCTGCCCCGGCTCCAGGCGTACTTCGGCCTGCCCTACGCCTTCGGCAAGGTGGACCAGGTCGGCATCCCCGACTTCGAGGCCGGCGCCATGGAGAACGCGGGCCTCATCACCTACCGGGAGATCGCCCTCCTGCTCGACCCGGCCACCGCGCCCCTGTCGGTGCAGAAGCGCGTGGCCGAGGTGGTGACGCACGAGCTGGCGCACCAGTGGTTCGGCAACTGGGTGACGATGGTGTGGTGGGACGACCTCTGGCTCAACGAGGCCTTCGCCACGTGGATGGCGTACAAGATCGTCGACTCGTGGAAGCCCGAGTGGCGGGTGTGGCTGGACTTCGACGCGGGCAAGGCGGCGGCGCTGCACCTGGACGCGCTGCGCTCCACGCACCCCATCCGCGGGGAGGTGCGCAACGCGCACGAGGCCGGTGAGAGCTTCGACCTCATCACCTACGAGAAGGGCGGCGCGGTGCTGCGGATGATCGAGGGCTTCCTCGGCGAGGACGCCTTCCGCGAGGGCATGCGCCAGTACATGCGCAAGCACGCGCGCTCCAACGCGGTGGCGGATGACCTGTGGCGGGCGCTCGCCAACGCCTCGTCGCAGCCGGTGCTGGAGCTGGCCAACGCGTGGATTGGACAGAACGGCTACCCGCTGGTGAGCGTGTCGCTGGAGGGCCGCACGGTGAAGCTGGCCCAGCAGCGCTACTACTCGGAGCCCGGGGTGAAGAGCAACGAGCACTGGCCGGTGCCCATGGTGCTGCGCTACGCGGACGCGGGCGGGGTGCGCGAGCAGCGGGTGCTGCTGCGCGAGTCCCACGCCGAGGTGAAGCTGGAGGGCACGGGCGAGGTGAAGTGGCTCGTCGCCAACGCGAGCTCCACGGGCTTCTACCGGGTGCAGTACGACGCGCGGGCGCTGGAGCGGCTGTCGGCGAGCGTGGACGCGCTGGAGCCCAGCGAGCGCATCTCGTTGCTCGCGGACCAGTGGGCGCTGGCGCGCAGCGGCCAGGCGACGCTGGCGGCGTTCCTGGACCTGGCGGGCCGCTTCGGCCACGAGGAGGACGACGCGGTGCTGGACGAGCTGGTGGGCCGGCTCGCGTACGTGGAGAACCGGCTGGTGGACGGCGAGGACCAGGAGCGCTTCCGCCGCTGGGTGGAGAAGCTGCTCGGCGCGGGGCTCGAGAAGCTCGGGTGGGAGCCGGCGCCGGGAGAGACGGACCAGGTGAAGCTGCGGCGCGCGGCGCTGGTGCGGGCCATTGGCGGCGTGGCGCGCAGCCGCAAGGCGCTCGCCGAGGCGCGGCCCCGGGTGGAGCGGGCGCTCAACGGGGACACGAGCGCGCTGGAGCCCAACCTGCTCGACGTGGCGGTGGGCATGGTGGCGCGCGAGGGCGACAAGGCACTGTACGAGAAGCTGCTCGAGAAGATGCCGGTGGAGCCGGATCCGGCGACGCAGCGGCGCTACCTCATGGCCATCACCTCCTTCGAGGATCCGCAGTTGGCGGCCGCCGCGCAGCAGCTCTTCTTCGGCGAGAAGGTGAAGATGCAGGACGTGGCGAGCTTCCTCACGGGGCTGATGGCCAACCGCACGGGCCGCGACGCGTGGTGGGCGGAGAAGCAGAAGCGCTGGAAGGACGTGCTGGCGCGCACGGGCGCGGCGCCCATGCTGCTGCGGCGGGTGGTGGAGTCGCTGGGCGCGCTGCGCGAGCGCAAGCAGCTCGACGAGGTGCGCAAGCTGCTGACGGCGCACCCGGTGGAGGAGGCCAGGCAGGCCATGAGCCAGACGATCGAGAAGCTGGAGCAGGACGTGATGCTGCGCGAGCGCGCCCTGCCCGAGGTGCGCGCCTGGCTCCAGAAGCAGGCTTGA
- a CDS encoding AAA family ATPase: MNTESTSTQPGGSAYPLPSLHIQGFRAFKDLRLDNLGRVNLIVGKNNVGKSTLLEAIALYASGPEVIRELRNLLKARQEFRRPLLKDERDPSVDIYRAFHTNTSTGFDFEPTLRIAPSGSGEKSLQIKLQRKSGPFARHAEPDISAQYGAEKKGNPVSEPGLDKNQTPAAERLFTCHSIPARGLEGRQLDWLWDNIVLTDQEQDVLRSLQIIAPGIERISLAEGTRISTQGRIPLIRQKGSHDPEPLRSMGDGMNRVFELALGLANSKDGLFLVDELENGVHYSAQEQLWRLIFETASQLNVQVFATTHSWDCIEAFQRAASAHPSNGALISLARQEDGVKGTVFNERDLEIITRESIEVR, from the coding sequence GTGAACACAGAATCCACATCGACGCAGCCTGGCGGGAGTGCCTATCCGCTGCCGTCCCTGCATATCCAAGGCTTCAGGGCCTTCAAGGACCTGCGGCTGGACAACCTCGGCCGCGTCAACCTGATCGTCGGCAAGAACAACGTGGGCAAGAGCACGCTCCTGGAGGCCATCGCGTTGTACGCCTCGGGACCAGAGGTGATCCGCGAACTCCGCAACCTGCTCAAAGCACGTCAGGAATTTCGAAGACCACTCCTCAAGGACGAACGCGACCCTTCCGTGGACATCTACCGCGCATTTCACACGAACACGTCCACAGGGTTCGACTTCGAACCGACTCTTCGCATCGCTCCGTCAGGATCTGGAGAGAAATCACTCCAGATCAAACTCCAAAGAAAATCCGGGCCATTTGCCAGACATGCCGAGCCCGACATATCAGCTCAATATGGGGCTGAAAAGAAAGGCAATCCCGTCTCTGAGCCCGGTCTCGACAAGAACCAGACTCCAGCAGCGGAAAGATTGTTCACGTGCCACTCCATACCTGCCCGTGGATTGGAAGGAAGACAGTTGGATTGGCTATGGGACAACATCGTCCTCACTGATCAAGAGCAAGACGTCCTGCGCTCGCTCCAGATCATCGCGCCCGGGATTGAACGCATCTCTCTTGCTGAAGGAACCAGGATATCGACTCAAGGCCGCATCCCTTTGATCCGCCAAAAAGGCAGCCACGACCCAGAACCCTTGCGAAGCATGGGCGACGGAATGAACCGCGTGTTCGAACTGGCGCTCGGGCTCGCCAACTCGAAAGACGGGCTCTTCCTCGTGGACGAACTGGAAAACGGCGTGCACTACAGCGCCCAGGAACAACTCTGGCGGCTCATCTTCGAGACCGCCAGCCAGCTCAACGTCCAGGTCTTCGCCACCACCCACAGCTGGGACTGCATCGAGGCCTTCCAGCGCGCCGCGAGCGCCCACCCATCGAACGGTGCGCTCATCAGCCTCGCGCGCCAGGAAGACGGGGTGAAAGGCACCGTCTTCAACGAGCGGGATCTCGAGATCATCACCCGCGAATCCATCGAGGTTCGCTGA
- a CDS encoding DUF3226 domain-containing protein: MPPPREHVLLVEGKDDREVVYQLCNHHQLDNQNLFTVEAKDGYERLRDDLSVRLRVPALRTIGTIIDADTNLADRWHSVCDVLARSGYTELPAAPAEDGTILAAQGRLPRFGIWVMPDNRLSGMLEDFIQHLVHQGDPLIPRAQTSVDGIPPAERRFQDVHRSKALIHTWLAWQQEPGTPLGLAVTRRYLDANHSLAQRFLTWLRNLFSTP; encoded by the coding sequence ATGCCTCCGCCCCGAGAGCATGTCCTGTTGGTCGAGGGCAAGGACGACCGCGAGGTCGTCTACCAGTTGTGCAACCACCACCAACTGGACAACCAGAACCTGTTCACGGTGGAAGCGAAGGATGGATACGAGCGGCTCCGGGACGATTTGAGTGTCCGTCTCCGGGTCCCGGCGCTGCGCACCATCGGGACCATCATCGACGCCGACACGAACCTCGCGGACCGGTGGCACTCGGTGTGCGACGTGCTGGCGAGAAGCGGCTACACGGAGCTTCCCGCCGCTCCAGCGGAAGACGGAACGATCCTCGCGGCCCAGGGTCGCCTGCCCCGCTTCGGCATCTGGGTCATGCCCGACAACCGGCTGTCCGGAATGTTGGAGGACTTCATCCAACACCTCGTTCATCAAGGTGACCCCCTGATCCCCCGAGCGCAGACGTCCGTCGACGGGATTCCGCCCGCCGAGCGCCGGTTCCAGGACGTCCATCGCTCCAAAGCGCTCATCCACACGTGGCTGGCCTGGCAGCAGGAACCCGGGACACCCCTCGGGCTGGCGGTGACCAGGCGCTACCTGGACGCCAACCACTCACTGGCCCAGCGCTTCCTCACGTGGCTGCGGAACCTGTTCTCCACCCCCTGA
- a CDS encoding zinc ribbon domain-containing protein — translation MGLAYARAALGGFMRCSKCGHVIDDESLDYCAECGEPLRVQADEDDERTEVSQSRYAAEDEATAVTDTEDDNPDGSAADYEEGARPAPADSWGDRLSQAAGALFVAVTQVGGTFQGLLDDPRFRAHLPGGSLTLVGVGLVGSGVVLSVAPPIPGIGPMGSGVVLLWGALAAVNEWRQVHEAPEYQGRPVPPLPPALANLPRETEHPVIGQTFALLVCTYAVLMLGYGPISWVWMLAGGLLGYDQGRRYFVPPGDGLPEGESGSASHPWVLAGVVLCSVSLLLPWTRGSTWWSGMRGGELPLAALTQFTLLFLACTAVKHRGLGGMHPLFLTLMTVWLMLWFFVMKNSHSPGPWVFLPGVLTLVIVVARHLIPRRAPEAKESASDLDFQG, via the coding sequence ATGGGACTGGCCTATGCTCGGGCCGCGCTCGGGGGCTTCATGCGTTGCTCGAAATGCGGTCACGTCATTGACGATGAGTCGTTGGACTACTGTGCCGAGTGCGGTGAGCCCCTGCGCGTCCAGGCGGACGAGGACGACGAGCGGACCGAGGTCTCCCAGTCGCGGTACGCCGCCGAGGACGAGGCGACCGCCGTCACCGACACCGAGGACGACAATCCGGACGGCTCCGCAGCGGATTATGAGGAGGGGGCCCGGCCCGCTCCCGCGGACTCCTGGGGGGACCGGCTGTCCCAGGCCGCGGGCGCGCTGTTCGTCGCCGTGACGCAGGTGGGCGGCACGTTCCAGGGGCTGTTGGATGATCCCCGCTTCCGGGCACACCTGCCGGGCGGCTCGCTGACGTTGGTGGGCGTGGGGCTCGTGGGGTCGGGGGTGGTGCTCTCGGTGGCGCCTCCCATTCCGGGCATCGGGCCGATGGGCTCGGGGGTGGTGCTCCTGTGGGGAGCGCTCGCGGCGGTGAACGAGTGGCGCCAGGTGCACGAGGCGCCCGAGTACCAGGGCCGGCCCGTGCCACCCCTGCCTCCAGCGCTCGCGAACCTGCCCCGGGAGACGGAGCATCCGGTGATCGGCCAGACGTTCGCGCTGCTCGTCTGCACGTATGCCGTGTTGATGCTGGGCTACGGGCCCATCTCGTGGGTGTGGATGCTCGCCGGGGGGCTGCTCGGCTACGACCAGGGCCGGAGGTACTTCGTCCCGCCCGGGGATGGCTTGCCCGAGGGGGAGTCGGGGTCCGCGTCGCACCCGTGGGTGTTGGCGGGCGTGGTGCTGTGCAGCGTCTCGCTCCTGCTGCCGTGGACGCGGGGGAGCACGTGGTGGTCGGGCATGCGGGGAGGCGAGTTGCCGCTGGCGGCGCTCACCCAGTTCACGCTGCTGTTCCTCGCGTGCACGGCGGTGAAACACCGGGGGCTCGGGGGCATGCACCCGCTCTTCCTCACCCTCATGACCGTGTGGCTCATGCTGTGGTTCTTCGTGATGAAGAACTCCCACAGCCCGGGTCCGTGGGTCTTCCTGCCGGGCGTGTTGACGCTCGTCATCGTCGTCGCGCGCCACCTGATTCCGAGGCGTGCCCCGGAGGCCAAGGAGTCGGCCTCGGACCTGGACTTCCAGGGCTGA
- a CDS encoding DUF2804 domain-containing protein, protein MTPERELTLMLAPASVATASGEPRFGTYQGELPEVDLQKLTGRWAPSAAKDRLLKRKRWHYTLAATREVLALFAVVDVGYSANAFAVALDLKERRVLCDVSFLGAPGPLAEVGNRPGAGLSVSFRTLGGRMTAQRGAEDERYRLRVDVSRLRTGSLQTFQWDGSLLVAGGAPAMSVIAPVEGDGFVNVTQKRGGMLAFGTLEAGGKRFQLDGGVGGTDYTQGYLARHTAWRWAFLAGRLADGTPVGLNLVEGFNVSSHTNENALWLGNRLIPLGRASFEYDRQELMKPWRLRTDDGVVDLSFQPLHVHREDHDFKVVVSHFAQPLGLFEGTVRVDGHTHVLSAVPGVTEDQDMLW, encoded by the coding sequence ATGACCCCGGAGAGAGAACTCACGCTGATGTTGGCGCCGGCCTCCGTGGCCACGGCGTCGGGCGAGCCCCGATTCGGCACCTACCAGGGTGAACTGCCCGAGGTGGACTTGCAGAAGCTCACTGGCCGGTGGGCCCCGTCGGCGGCGAAGGATCGCCTGCTCAAGCGCAAGCGCTGGCACTACACCCTGGCGGCCACGCGCGAGGTGCTGGCGCTCTTCGCGGTGGTGGACGTGGGCTACTCGGCCAATGCCTTCGCGGTGGCGTTGGACTTGAAGGAGCGGCGGGTGCTCTGCGACGTGAGCTTCCTGGGAGCACCGGGTCCGCTGGCCGAGGTGGGCAATCGGCCCGGGGCGGGGCTGTCCGTGTCGTTCCGCACGCTGGGTGGACGGATGACGGCGCAGCGCGGCGCGGAGGACGAGCGCTACCGGCTGCGCGTGGACGTGAGCCGCTTGCGCACCGGCAGCCTCCAGACCTTCCAGTGGGATGGGAGCCTGTTGGTGGCCGGGGGCGCCCCGGCGATGTCGGTCATCGCTCCCGTGGAGGGGGACGGCTTCGTCAACGTCACCCAGAAGCGAGGCGGGATGCTGGCCTTCGGCACGCTCGAGGCGGGGGGCAAGCGCTTCCAGCTCGACGGGGGCGTGGGGGGCACGGACTACACCCAGGGCTATCTCGCGCGGCATACCGCGTGGCGCTGGGCCTTCCTGGCGGGACGGCTCGCGGATGGCACGCCCGTGGGCCTCAACCTCGTCGAGGGCTTCAACGTGAGCTCCCACACCAACGAGAACGCCTTGTGGCTCGGCAACCGGCTCATCCCCCTGGGCCGCGCGAGCTTCGAGTACGACCGTCAGGAGTTGATGAAGCCCTGGCGGTTGCGCACGGACGACGGGGTGGTGGACCTGAGCTTCCAACCCCTGCACGTCCACCGCGAGGACCATGACTTCAAGGTGGTGGTGAGCCACTTCGCCCAGCCCCTGGGGCTCTTCGAGGGCACGGTGCGCGTGGACGGCCACACGCATGTGCTGTCCGCGGTGCCCGGCGTCACCGAGGACCAGGACATGCTCTGGTGA
- a CDS encoding SIR2 family protein, with product MSMSRLSAGDFVANLQRSFQEGSLEFLVGAGASIASGLPSWNELNRRLLSSFLAQEHSDLEFQSGDLDVAARIFVDNFGREAVVDVVRDKLPAERYLDMLRDALYRGVPKDVSSIHLELAAILAASMDTPRRRLHGLYTFNFDDLLERAAERLLGKAPEVIVTGERPAEPHVVHLHGYLPPTPGKTPSGTVVLSEKDYHEARGDWASRKLDDLFTEEKKTVLMVGLSLADPRLRGLLLERVKRAQRHQSVARVYALLSNNPPSPGAELMDRLARNFVRRHQEDFWASWRMHVLDVESHDLVPFYLRQIRLGSNGGTWAEKGEAFLRATSPVFKDLYREEVQRSAINVLKGMHSFLKRRFAVLQEEELHIGGFIPAAGALIQLGFRYRGGDGTGDIINEPYARTRQLSVASMEKAQGASGFTFLRGVTLEASRDPRLHANFTAPMLESWTHDQIFSSMVCVPIYDSANWIPIGVIYLTSNRLKPFWAGLDTEDYEQLETLLRNTFTEVLKYAPI from the coding sequence ATGAGCATGAGCAGGCTGTCGGCGGGTGATTTCGTTGCCAACCTCCAGCGGAGTTTCCAGGAGGGCTCCTTGGAGTTCCTCGTGGGCGCGGGCGCATCCATCGCGTCGGGCCTGCCGTCCTGGAACGAGCTGAACCGCCGGCTGTTGAGTTCCTTCCTGGCCCAGGAGCACAGCGACCTCGAGTTCCAATCGGGCGACCTCGATGTAGCCGCCCGGATCTTCGTGGACAACTTCGGCCGGGAAGCCGTGGTGGACGTCGTGCGCGACAAGCTGCCCGCGGAGCGCTACCTCGACATGCTCCGCGACGCGCTGTACCGGGGCGTCCCCAAGGACGTGAGCAGCATCCACCTGGAACTGGCCGCCATCCTGGCCGCATCGATGGACACGCCCCGGAGGCGACTGCACGGCCTCTACACCTTCAACTTCGATGATCTGCTGGAGCGCGCGGCGGAGCGCCTGCTGGGAAAGGCGCCCGAGGTCATCGTGACCGGGGAGCGGCCCGCGGAGCCACACGTCGTGCACCTTCACGGCTACCTGCCACCGACTCCGGGGAAGACACCGTCGGGCACGGTGGTCCTCTCGGAGAAGGACTACCACGAGGCGCGGGGCGACTGGGCGAGCCGCAAGCTCGACGATCTCTTCACGGAAGAGAAGAAGACCGTGTTGATGGTGGGTTTGAGCCTGGCCGACCCCCGGCTGCGTGGGTTGTTGCTGGAGCGCGTGAAGAGGGCTCAACGCCACCAGTCCGTGGCCCGCGTCTACGCGCTGCTGTCGAACAATCCGCCCTCGCCCGGTGCGGAACTCATGGATCGGCTGGCGCGCAACTTCGTGCGGCGGCACCAGGAAGACTTCTGGGCGTCCTGGCGAATGCACGTGCTCGACGTCGAGAGCCACGACCTGGTGCCCTTCTACCTGCGGCAGATCCGGCTGGGTTCCAACGGAGGGACCTGGGCGGAGAAGGGGGAAGCGTTCCTGCGAGCCACTTCTCCGGTGTTCAAGGATCTCTACCGCGAGGAGGTCCAACGCAGTGCCATCAACGTGCTCAAGGGAATGCACTCCTTCTTGAAGCGGCGGTTCGCGGTCCTGCAGGAGGAGGAACTCCACATTGGGGGCTTCATCCCGGCGGCGGGTGCGCTCATCCAGCTGGGTTTCCGTTATCGCGGTGGAGACGGCACGGGAGACATCATCAACGAACCCTATGCGCGAACGCGGCAACTGAGCGTCGCCTCGATGGAGAAAGCGCAAGGAGCCTCCGGTTTCACTTTTCTCCGCGGAGTAACGCTCGAAGCGTCCCGGGACCCGCGGCTGCATGCCAACTTCACGGCACCCATGCTGGAGTCATGGACTCACGATCAAATCTTCTCCTCCATGGTCTGTGTGCCCATCTATGACTCGGCCAACTGGATCCCCATCGGGGTCATCTACCTCACATCGAATCGACTCAAACCCTTTTGGGCAGGACTCGACACCGAGGACTACGAGCAACTGGAGACATTGCTCCGCAACACCTTCACCGAGGTCTTGAAATATGCCCCCATCTAG